Below is a genomic region from candidate division KSB1 bacterium.
GCGGCATTGGCAGCCGAATTCTTTTCAAACCAGAAACCGATGAGCAAATACGAGCTCAGTCCGACCAACTCCCAGAAAATGTAAATCCCAAAAAAGCCATCGACTAAAATCAGGCCGAGCATGGAAAACGAAAAAATCGATAAATAGGCAAAGTAGCGGCTGTAACGCGGGTCGCCTTGCATGTAACCGATGGAATACAAATGAATCAGCGAGCTTATAAACGTCACCACAATCAGCATGATCGCAGTCAAGTTATCGATATGAATTCCAAAGGCGACATTCACCGGACCAAAATTGATCCACTCCCAACTCTGGGTGATCTTAAAATTTGCATCGTAAGTGGATATCGCTTGAATCAGAATCGGAACGGCCAAAAAGAAGGCCAGGAACATGGCGCCGGTCGATAGCCAATCGCCTTTTCTCGGCAGCCTTTTACCGACAAAGATCTGGATAACAAAAGCTATTAAGGGAAGAAGTAAGATAAGTATGGCGTTGGTTATCATAAATTATCCCGCTAAGGAATCCGCTTCTTCAAGATTGATTGAGCGCAAGTGCTCGTAAAGATTTAAAACAATCGCCAGTGCAACTGCCGCTGAAGCCGCAGCCGTAACAATCACAAATATCGCGAAGACTTGACCATCCAAATCGGTATCGATAAAGCGTGCAAATGCGACGAAATTAATGTTTGCGGCGTTTAAAATTAATTCAATGCCCATGAGCACGGTTACGGCATTTTTCTTGGTAATCACGGCCAGCAAACCAAGGGAAAATAAAGCCGCACTTAAAACCAAATAATGTTCTAAACCGACCGTCATGTACCCTTCCTCGCAATAAAAGCAGCGCCGACTAGGGCCACCAGTAGAAACACTGAGACAATTTCAAATGGAATAAGAAATTCTTTCATCAACAGATGGCCTATCTTTTCCGCAGTAGGATTGAAATCACTTTTTGGAATGATCTCCCACG
It encodes:
- the nuoK gene encoding NADH-quinone oxidoreductase subunit NuoK, with the translated sequence MTVGLEHYLVLSAALFSLGLLAVITKKNAVTVLMGIELILNAANINFVAFARFIDTDLDGQVFAIFVIVTAAASAAVALAIVLNLYEHLRSINLEEADSLAG